The Streptomyces sp. ALI-76-A nucleotide sequence CGGGGCCGGTCCGTTGCGGCTGTATCCGTCGGGCGGTGGTCCGAAACCGCCGCCCGGGGGCGGGGTGTCGTCCGGTGGTCCGGGTGGCTGAGGAGGTACCGGCGGCAGGCCCATACCCCTCAGAGTCGCCCCGGACCGGTCGTGCCGCGACCCCCGCGCGGACGTTGGTACGGGCTCATGCCGTGGACGGCATGATTCCGGAACATTCCGCGCGGAGGCCGGTCACGACCCGTGCCGCACGCGCGCGTGCCGTCAGCCGCGTGCTCCCAGCAGGTGGTCCATCGCCAGCTGGTCGAGCCGCTCGAACGCCATCCCGCGGGCGGCGGCCTCCTCGGCGTCGAAGTCCTCGAAGGCAGTACGGTCCGCGAGCAGCGCCTTGAGGCCGTCGGCCGCGGTGGGCTGCGCCAGTTCGTCCAGGCGGGAGGCGCGCAGGGCCTCCTGGACCTCCGGGTCCGCGCGGAAGGCGGCCGCACGGTCCTTGAGGATGAGGTAGTTGCGCATGCAGCCGGCCGCCGACGCCCACACCCCGTCGAGGTCCTCGGTCCGCGGCGGCTTGAAGTCGAAGTGGCGCGGACCGGCGTAACCGGCGGTCTCCAGGAGGTCGACCAGCCAGAAGGCGGCACGCAGGTCACCGGCGCCGAAGCGCAGGTCCTGGTCGTACTTGATGCCCGACTGGCCGTTGAGGTCGATGTGGAAGAGCTTGCCCGCCCACAGGGCCTGCGCGATGCCGTGCGGGAAGTTCAGCCCGGCCATCTGCTCGTGGCCGACCTCGGGGTTGACGCCGTACAGCTCCGGACGCTCCAGGCGCTCGATGAACGCCAGCGCGTGGCCGACCGTGGGCAGCAGGATGTCGCCGCGCGGCTCGTTCGGCTTGGGCTCGATCGCGAAGCGCAGGTCGTAGCCCTGCTCGGTCACGTACTCGCCG carries:
- the xylA gene encoding xylose isomerase: MNYQPTPEDRFTFGLWTVGWQGRDPFGDATRRALDPVESVQRLAELGAHGVTFHDDDLIPFGSSDTEREAHIKRFREALEATGMKVPMATTNLFTHPVFKDGAFTANDRDVRRYALRKTIRNIDLAVELGAETYVAWGGREGAESGAAKDVRVALDRMKEAFDLLGEYVTEQGYDLRFAIEPKPNEPRGDILLPTVGHALAFIERLERPELYGVNPEVGHEQMAGLNFPHGIAQALWAGKLFHIDLNGQSGIKYDQDLRFGAGDLRAAFWLVDLLETAGYAGPRHFDFKPPRTEDLDGVWASAAGCMRNYLILKDRAAAFRADPEVQEALRASRLDELAQPTAADGLKALLADRTAFEDFDAEEAAARGMAFERLDQLAMDHLLGARG